A stretch of the Streptococcus oralis genome encodes the following:
- a CDS encoding DUF3042 family protein has product MAKGFAKGLVTGVAGTVAAVAGAVYAIKKKVIEPEEQKAAFIEENRKKAARRRVSH; this is encoded by the coding sequence ATGGCTAAAGGATTCGCTAAAGGTCTTGTAACAGGTGTCGCAGGAACTGTCGCTGCCGTTGCAGGTGCAGTATACGCAATTAAAAAGAAAGTGATTGAGCCAGAAGAGCAAAAAGCAGCTTTCATCGAAGAAAACCGCAAAAAAGCAGCTCGCCGCCGCGTATCACATTAA
- a CDS encoding thymidylate synthase, which produces MTKADTIFKENIERIFKDGVFSEQARPKYKDGTVANSKYVTGAFSEYDLSKGEFPITTLRPIAIKSAIKEVLWIYQDQSNSLDVLNDKYNVHYWNDWEVGDTGTIGERYGAVVKKHDIINKILKQLEANPWNRRNIISLWDYQAFEETDGLLPCAFQTMFDVRRVDGEIYLDATLTQRSNDMLVAHHINAMQYVALQMMIAKHFGWKVGKFFYFINNLHIYDNQFEQAEELLRREPSNCQPRLVLNVPDGTNFFDIKAEDFELVDYNPVKPQLKFDLAI; this is translated from the coding sequence ATGACAAAAGCTGATACGATTTTTAAAGAAAATATTGAACGAATCTTCAAAGACGGTGTCTTTTCTGAGCAGGCTCGTCCCAAGTACAAGGATGGGACAGTTGCCAACTCTAAATATGTAACGGGTGCCTTTTCCGAGTACGACTTATCTAAAGGAGAATTTCCTATCACAACCTTGCGTCCCATTGCAATCAAATCCGCCATCAAGGAAGTACTCTGGATTTACCAAGATCAGTCTAATAGCCTAGATGTTCTCAATGACAAGTACAATGTTCACTACTGGAATGACTGGGAAGTGGGAGATACGGGAACCATCGGTGAACGCTATGGGGCAGTCGTTAAGAAACACGACATCATTAATAAGATACTCAAGCAGTTAGAAGCCAATCCTTGGAATCGTCGTAATATCATCTCCCTCTGGGATTACCAAGCTTTTGAGGAGACAGATGGTCTTCTTCCATGCGCCTTTCAGACCATGTTTGATGTCCGTCGTGTTGATGGGGAAATCTATCTGGATGCGACCTTGACCCAGCGTTCGAATGATATGTTGGTGGCCCACCATATCAATGCCATGCAGTATGTGGCTTTACAGATGATGATTGCTAAGCATTTTGGATGGAAGGTTGGGAAGTTTTTCTATTTTATCAACAACCTTCATATCTATGATAATCAGTTTGAACAAGCAGAGGAATTGCTCCGACGTGAGCCGTCAAACTGCCAACCACGCTTGGTCTTGAATGTTCCTGATGGGACCAATTTCTTTGATATCAAAGCGGAGGACTTTGAGTTAGTTGACTATAATCCGGTTAAGCCACAGCTGAAGTTTGATTTGGCTATTTAA
- the miaA gene encoding tRNA (adenosine(37)-N6)-dimethylallyltransferase MiaA, protein MKTKIIVIVGPTAVGKTALAIEVAKCFGGEVVSGDSQQVYRRLDIGTAKASPEEQVAVPHHLIDVREVTESYSAFDFVSEAKKAIEDIQSRGKLAIIAGGTGLYIQSLLEGYHLGGETPHEEIVAYRASLEPYSNEELAHLVKQAGLEIPQFNRRRAMRALEIAHFGQDLENQESPYEALIICLDDERSQLYERINRRVDLMFEAGLLDEAKWLFEHYPDVQASKGIGYKELFPYFRGEQSLEEASESLKQATRRFAKRQLTWFRNRMQVTFYQIGEPDVQDRILSQIEEFLND, encoded by the coding sequence ATGAAAACAAAAATAATTGTGATTGTTGGACCGACTGCTGTTGGGAAGACAGCCCTTGCTATTGAAGTGGCCAAGTGCTTTGGTGGAGAGGTGGTTAGTGGTGACAGTCAGCAAGTTTATAGAAGGTTGGATATTGGGACGGCCAAGGCTAGCCCAGAGGAGCAAGTAGCTGTTCCTCATCATTTGATTGATGTCAGAGAGGTGACCGAGTCTTACTCGGCTTTTGATTTTGTTTCAGAAGCTAAGAAGGCTATTGAGGATATTCAAAGCCGTGGCAAGCTAGCCATTATCGCTGGTGGAACTGGACTTTATATCCAGAGCTTGCTGGAAGGCTATCATCTAGGTGGGGAAACACCTCATGAGGAGATTGTAGCTTATCGGGCTAGTTTGGAGCCTTATTCAAATGAGGAATTAGCCCATCTGGTGAAGCAAGCAGGCCTTGAAATTCCCCAGTTTAACCGTCGTCGAGCTATGCGTGCCTTGGAAATCGCCCATTTTGGTCAGGATTTGGAAAATCAGGAAAGTCCTTATGAAGCTTTGATTATCTGCTTGGATGATGAACGCAGTCAGCTTTATGAACGTATCAATCGCCGAGTAGATCTGATGTTTGAGGCTGGATTATTGGATGAAGCTAAGTGGCTCTTTGAGCACTATCCAGATGTACAGGCATCCAAAGGCATTGGCTACAAGGAACTCTTTCCTTATTTCCGCGGGGAGCAAAGTTTGGAGGAAGCCAGCGAGAGTCTCAAACAGGCGACCCGCCGTTTTGCTAAGCGTCAGTTGACCTGGTTCCGTAATCGCATGCAGGTCACCTTTTATCAGATAGGAGAGCCTGACGTGCAGGACCGCATTTTAAGCCAGATTGAGGAGTTTTTAAATGATTGA
- a CDS encoding ROK family glucokinase has product MSQKIIGIDLGGTSIKFAILTQEGEIQEKWSIKTNILDEGSHIVDDMIESIQHRLDLLGLSATDFRGIGMGSPGVVDREKGTVIGAYNLNWKTLQPIKEKIEKALGIPFFIDNDANVAALGERWMGAGDNQPDVVFMTLGTGVGGGIVAEGKLLHGVAGAAGELGHITVDFDQPIACTCGKKGCLETVASATGIVNLTRRYADEYEGDAALKRLIDDGEEVTAKTVFDLAKEGDDLALIVYRNFSRYLGIACANIGSILNPSTIVIGGGVSAAGEFLLQGVQKVYDDNTFPQVRTSTKLALATLGNDAGVIGAASLVLQ; this is encoded by the coding sequence ATGAGTCAAAAGATTATTGGGATTGACCTTGGTGGAACATCTATCAAGTTTGCAATTTTAACTCAAGAGGGAGAAATCCAAGAAAAATGGTCTATCAAGACTAATATTTTGGATGAAGGAAGCCATATCGTAGATGATATGATTGAGTCTATTCAACATCGTTTGGACTTGCTTGGATTGTCAGCCACAGACTTCCGAGGGATTGGGATGGGATCACCTGGTGTGGTTGACCGTGAAAAAGGGACTGTTATCGGTGCCTACAACCTCAACTGGAAAACCCTTCAACCAATTAAAGAAAAGATTGAAAAAGCCTTGGGTATTCCATTCTTCATCGATAATGATGCCAACGTAGCTGCTCTTGGTGAGCGCTGGATGGGGGCTGGTGACAACCAACCGGACGTTGTCTTTATGACACTTGGTACAGGTGTTGGTGGCGGTATCGTGGCAGAAGGCAAATTGCTCCACGGTGTTGCTGGTGCTGCTGGTGAGCTTGGTCATATCACTGTTGACTTTGACCAACCAATCGCATGTACCTGTGGTAAAAAAGGCTGTCTTGAGACAGTTGCTTCTGCAACAGGGATTGTCAACTTGACTCGTCGTTATGCAGATGAATACGAAGGCGATGCGGCTTTGAAACGCTTGATCGACGACGGTGAAGAAGTAACTGCTAAAACTGTCTTTGACCTTGCAAAAGAAGGGGATGACCTTGCCTTGATCGTTTACCGAAACTTCTCACGTTACTTGGGAATCGCTTGTGCTAACATCGGTTCAATCCTAAACCCATCAACAATCGTTATTGGTGGTGGAGTATCAGCTGCGGGAGAATTCCTTCTCCAAGGCGTGCAAAAGGTTTATGATGACAATACCTTCCCACAAGTACGCACATCCACAAAATTGGCTCTTGCAACTCTAGGAAATGACGCTGGAGTTATCGGAGCAGCATCACTTGTATTGCAATAA
- the pabB gene encoding aminodeoxychorismate synthase component I produces the protein MHRKTVIDFRALGERYTFTQPIKELKTRDLSEVADLLAQVESYQEQGYYVVGYVSYEAAPAFEEKLAVHKAPLLAEYLLYFTVHDRVETSPIPLTYEDVALPSKWQELTSAENYEKANAQIHHHLRQGDTYQVNYTVQLKQDLSANPFAIYNRMVVEQEAGYNAYVEHDEMAVISMSPELFFEQNDRELTTRPMKGTTQRGVTDQEDLAQASWLEQDPKNRSENMMIVDLLRNDMNRISEVGSEHVERLCQVEQYSTVWQMTSTIKSQLRPDVDLVEIFRSLFPCGSITGAPKIATMEIIKNLEPQPRGVYCGTIGLLLPNGRRIFNVAIRTIQLYMGQAIYGVGGGITWDSTWESEYREVHQKAAVLYRKQPRFQLITTGKISQKQLLFEDQHLERLTKASRYFAYPFDAEDLKQKIEGECQACDANQDYRLRISLNKSGEIELSRQILTPLSPKFCQAKLCLQEADLQQAFTYFKTTHRPHLSLGKQEIIYHNAAGELLETSIGNLVLKINGKLYTPPIGQGILPGIYRQHLLETGQVEEKVLTLADLNQAETIYGCNAVRKLYELEVNSK, from the coding sequence ATGCATAGAAAAACAGTGATTGATTTTAGGGCTTTGGGGGAGAGATACACCTTCACTCAGCCTATCAAAGAGTTAAAAACGAGAGATTTATCAGAAGTGGCGGACTTGCTGGCACAGGTGGAGAGCTACCAAGAGCAAGGTTATTATGTGGTGGGCTATGTCAGTTACGAGGCTGCACCTGCATTTGAGGAGAAATTAGCAGTTCATAAAGCTCCTTTACTGGCAGAGTATCTGCTATATTTTACCGTTCACGATAGGGTGGAAACATCCCCTATTCCTCTGACTTATGAAGATGTAGCTTTGCCTTCAAAGTGGCAGGAGCTAACATCTGCAGAGAACTATGAAAAGGCTAATGCCCAGATTCACCATCATTTGCGTCAGGGGGATACCTACCAGGTCAACTACACTGTCCAACTCAAGCAAGATTTAAGTGCCAATCCTTTTGCTATTTACAATCGTATGGTGGTAGAGCAGGAGGCGGGCTACAATGCCTATGTTGAACACGATGAGATGGCAGTGATTTCCATGAGCCCAGAGCTCTTTTTTGAGCAAAATGACCGTGAATTGACAACGCGACCAATGAAGGGAACAACCCAGCGTGGGGTGACTGACCAAGAAGACCTTGCCCAAGCTAGTTGGCTAGAACAAGATCCTAAAAATCGCTCTGAAAATATGATGATTGTGGACCTCTTGCGCAATGACATGAACCGTATTTCTGAGGTGGGGAGTGAGCATGTAGAACGTCTGTGTCAAGTGGAGCAGTATTCAACTGTTTGGCAGATGACTTCAACCATCAAGAGTCAGTTACGACCGGATGTTGACCTAGTTGAAATCTTCCGTTCACTCTTTCCATGCGGTTCCATAACGGGAGCACCGAAAATTGCGACCATGGAAATCATCAAGAACTTGGAGCCCCAACCCAGAGGAGTCTACTGCGGAACGATTGGTCTCTTGCTTCCAAATGGACGACGGATTTTCAATGTCGCCATTCGGACCATTCAACTCTATATGGGCCAAGCTATCTATGGAGTTGGAGGCGGGATTACTTGGGATAGTACTTGGGAGTCTGAATACCGTGAAGTTCATCAAAAGGCGGCTGTACTCTATCGTAAACAACCACGTTTCCAATTGATTACAACTGGGAAAATCAGTCAAAAACAACTGCTTTTTGAAGATCAACATCTGGAAAGACTGACAAAGGCGAGTCGATATTTTGCCTATCCTTTTGATGCAGAAGACTTGAAACAAAAAATAGAGGGAGAGTGTCAGGCTTGTGATGCTAATCAAGACTACCGTTTGAGAATCAGTCTCAACAAGTCTGGAGAAATAGAGCTCAGTCGCCAAATCTTAACACCACTTAGTCCAAAGTTCTGTCAGGCTAAACTCTGCCTGCAAGAAGCTGATTTGCAGCAAGCATTTACCTACTTCAAAACCACTCACAGACCACATTTAAGCCTAGGTAAACAGGAAATCATTTACCATAATGCAGCAGGAGAACTGCTTGAGACCTCTATTGGAAATCTGGTCTTAAAAATTAATGGTAAACTCTACACACCACCCATCGGTCAAGGAATTTTACCAGGTATCTACCGCCAGCATTTGTTGGAAACAGGACAGGTAGAGGAAAAAGTTCTGACTTTGGCAGACTTGAACCAAGCGGAAACTATCTATGGCTGTAACGCAGTGAGAAAATTGTATGAGTTGGAAGTGAATTCTAAATAA
- a CDS encoding excalibur calcium-binding domain-containing protein produces the protein MKKTILLKVILTVFPILGLFAQPVSAEENIHFSSCKEAWENGYSDIHRGEPGYSSRLDKDGDGIACERANAPREVFKPRQSSPQNRVSSSGWVKQDGYWYYYSDNGNPVTNSWKGDYYLKSDGTMAQSEWIYDSYYKGWYYLKSDGSYARNTWIGSYYLKQNGKMAQSEWIYDSSYQAWYYLKSDGSYARNTWQGAFYLKANGKMAQGEWIYDSSYQSWYYLKSDGSYARNTWQGNYYLKSDGKMAKNEQVDGGRYYVDGSGLWKP, from the coding sequence ATGAAAAAAACAATTTTGCTGAAAGTGATTCTTACTGTTTTTCCAATTTTAGGTTTGTTTGCTCAACCGGTTAGTGCAGAAGAAAATATTCATTTTTCTAGTTGTAAAGAAGCATGGGAAAATGGTTATTCTGATATCCATAGAGGAGAGCCTGGATATTCTTCAAGACTAGACAAAGATGGTGATGGGATAGCTTGTGAACGTGCAAATGCACCTCGGGAAGTCTTTAAACCACGCCAGTCTAGTCCACAAAATAGAGTTTCTTCTAGTGGATGGGTTAAGCAGGACGGATATTGGTATTATTATTCTGACAATGGTAATCCAGTAACAAATTCTTGGAAAGGAGATTACTATCTCAAATCAGATGGGACAATGGCTCAGAGTGAGTGGATATATGACTCATATTACAAAGGATGGTATTATCTCAAATCGGATGGTTCATATGCACGAAACACATGGATAGGAAGTTACTACCTTAAACAAAACGGAAAGATGGCTCAAAGTGAATGGATTTATGATTCATCATACCAAGCTTGGTATTATTTGAAATCAGATGGTTCATACGCTCGTAATACTTGGCAAGGCGCTTTTTATCTCAAAGCGAACGGTAAAATGGCACAAGGTGAGTGGATTTATGACTCTTCTTATCAATCTTGGTACTACTTGAAATCAGATGGTTCATACGCTCGTAATACTTGGCAAGGAAATTACTATTTGAAATCAGATGGTAAAATGGCAAAGAATGAGCAAGTTGATGGTGGCAGATACTACGTAGATGGTTCTGGTCTTTGGAAACCATAA